ttttgtgtcttttttttttaataaatagatttCTAGGAGTCAGTATATATTTAATACTCTTCTTCCTTAAGAAAATAGAAGTTTAGGTCAAGTGTTATCACGTCGACACTGTCCTTATCTCACAATGGAGGAATTTAGGAAGGACCTTAACAGTTTTACAAACATAAATAAAGCCTTAGTcacactaaattaaaaaaaaattccttagggATATCTTAGAGTAATAAAGTGACTTCCTCATATAAATAGTTTGAAAGGGTACTTAAGTTTTTCACCCAAATTGTGATACACAAAAAGGTTATTACCAAGCAACTACATGTCAATAAAGCCCCAGTCAGGCAGGAGCCACAGCATTTAtcttgtttataatttctttggTACTCCCACTGTTTAGAGCACAGGTTGAACACCATGTTCATCTAAGCCTTATTAGTTAAAAAATGTGTTATGGCAAGGCAAATAAACtagtttaaaaaacattaaatttcaCCATTTGTAGAAATTCAAGTTTTATAATAGCTTGCTATAGCAGCTATAGATAAATTAGTCACCTTATTACAAAACTAAACCTTTGTAAAcaagtttaaatttaattttcaagaaCCAAATTGCACTAGTCAAGAGTGTAGGAATTTTGAGAATCTAACAACTAGATTCAAAGTACTATATCATCACTTAGTATACCCTTTAAGGTAGCACTTATCCAGTCCAAAACTCCAGTGACAAAATTCCTAGTTTATCAAGATAAACACAGTAACACTGGATTAAAGGAAAAACATTGCTATGGTATAGACTGTGGTTGGCTTCTATCCAGTAACCTTGGGAATGAAGACATCTTTGTAAACAAGTCAAGTCCTGCTGTTTCTTTAACAGCTAACATaggaaataattaaatgtattcTTTAGTGCCAattgtaagttttaaaatcaaagaATGGCAGTGTAACTTCTGAATTGGCTAGGACAATCAATCACAACACTATTTTCCTGTAAAACTTTAGTAGTTCAGTGATACCAGTTCTACCCAGTCTTGGTGAATTCCAACTTGTTTGCTTAGTTATCTTCTTTAGTGTTTTCCTGGTGGTTTTTCAGTGCTCTTCGGTGGTGTCATAATGCCTCCATTGCACACTGGTGACAACTGTCCCCCTTTTCTGAAGGTGTTTATGTAATTTACTTCTTCCTATACATGGGAAGAAATCATGCACTGATTTCATAAATCAAAGTCAAACCAGACTTCTGGGTACTTATCTGAGATTATTTAGGCCTAATTTTAATAGTCTTTTTATGTCTTTGCAAGTGTGAAGGGTCATATTCTGAAAGTTTCTGTAACATgttatatatctctctctctctctctctctctatctatctatatatatatataattaatttttttttttttttttttgagacagagtctcgctctgtcacccaggctggagtgcagtggcgtagtctcagctcactgcaacctccacctcctgggttcacgcctttctcctgcttcagcctcccgagtagctgggactacaggcacgtgccaccacacctggctaattttttgtattgttagtagagacagagtttcactgtgttagccaggatggtctcgatctcctgacctcgtgatccgcccgcctcggcctcccaaaaagtgctgggattacaggcgtgagccaccgcgcccagccataacatgttatatattttttaaactcttatcTAGACTGTTGGCATTGATCTTGAGACACTTCACAAATCTTGCTTTgatttcaaagtaattttattaacttttctaCATTTTGAAATCAGTGTGCCCATTAGAACTTTCTTTCCCCTGAAACTGCCTGAAGGAGTACTCTATTCCTACCATCAGTTTCAGTGACTTACTAGATTCAGATAGCAAAGCCAAAAAACTCAAACATACCAGCATAGCCAAATAGTTTGTATGTGTCTGGATATTATGTCTGTCTTCCATAGGAATCTTCTTAGAAGTCTTCAGCTTCACTGGACTAGTACTTTTTACTACATTGACAAAAGGTACCATCCAATCTACACATTCTGAAATACTGTCCCACTCCAAACCTAGAtagaaaaaagttagaaaagcATGAAGGTTGTACATCAGAAACTCTCTTAGATATGTCTGATGTACTTGCTGCTGTtgttgagatattttaaaaagaaaccaaatcatAACAAGTTTAGCATGTCAAAACAGATTATCACTCTCAAACTATTTACATGACTATGTTGAAGGGAAAAAGGACTTCAGAACTTCTTAACCAGTACCTTCTACATATGAAATTGAAATGGTCAAATCCCAAAGAACTCTATGTTGATTCGTTTCAACTGTATTTAAATTCCATTTGGTCTTTTTGTTGATAAACATTCAGGATTGGAAAGTACTTCTAACAGAAAGATAATCACTGggaacagctaatttttttttttgccaaagttTTAAATTCATGTTTAGCAGAATGTTTCTAAAGTTCAGAGACTGTAGTCCCATTAGAAGTTGTGAAAAGGTAAGAAGACAACAAATAGAGAGTGTTACCTGAGGCTTTCTTAACCACTTCAATGGAGGTAAAATGGCACAAGGCAGCAGCAGTCAGTATTCTGTACTGGAACTCTAATGAATCAATGGCTAGAATACACAGATCTAAAAGctaacaaaggaaaaacaaaagtacaAGCAATTTAGGAGAAAGATGAGTACTAAATGTCTCTTGCTAAAACTTTAGGGATCTAGAGATAAATAAGCCACcacccggccgggcacggtggctcacgcctgtaatcccagcactttcggaggtcgaggcgggtggatcacgaggtcaggagatcgagaccatcctggctaacatggtgaaaccccgtctctactaaaaaaatacaacaaattagccgggcgtggtggcaggcgcctgtagtcccagctactggggaggctgaggcaggagaatggcatgaacctgggaggcggagcttgcagtgagcagagatcgcgccactgcactccagcctggccgaaagagcgagactccatctcaaaaaaaaaaaaaagccaccaacCTGAAGGAAGTAGACAAGGAAGGACTGTTGTAATACAGTGTGACATGTACTAGCAGGAAGGGCACCTAATCTAGATTGGAAAAGATAGGGATGGCCTCAAATTGCCATAAATGGGTCTTAAAAGATAAGGCAGCCAGGAAGAGTAGGAGGCAGAGAATGTTCTAGGTATAGGAACATCACTTGGAACTCAGTTCACAGTTCAGAACTCCTAAGGTGAAAAATATGAAATGAGTACTTTTCCTTCATATCTTATCAAGAAAGATGAGGGGTGGTGGCTAGAAAGAGGCATTGTCTAGATTGGATCACAAAGGGTCTTTAAGAAATCAGAATTTTATAGGCTGATTCTTGAAGCTACTGGAAGATTTTTAAATCAAAGttccattttaagaaagataCCTTAGAATGCAGTGAAGCAGAcagactagaagaaaacatgtttATTAAGCCGTGAGATTAGTTAAAAGGCTGTATAATCTAGGCAATAAGAGCTGAACAAGTAGCAGTGGAATGGTATAGTGTAAAAGGGGTAGATTTCACAGATTTGAGAAGATACTTGTGCAGTGGAATTAAACTTCAATTCTGTTTGTCCTCATTGGTCCAGAAGGTAGGAGAAATGGGAGAAGAGCTGGGAATTGGAAGTGAAATATTACTGTTATATGCCTCTAGAAACTCCACATTGTTTATTGGCTTATCAGAGATTTACCATCACTATCAGAAGGGTATAGCTGCCTAGGACAATTTGGGATGCTAGGAATTCTGGATGAAAAAATTAagcttttaataaaaagttttataaaataaaccaaTTTCAGTATACTTAGTGGTTATCCAATTTGAGTATTCATAATGTGCTAGATTTAAGCACCACTGCCCACAAATTTTAACCTAAGTGACTTAATAATTATCCTCAAATGTCTTCCATATGTTAGATTTTCACATCCCACATAGAATAAGAAGGTAGATTTTCTTCACATTTGTTATATGGCAGATACAGCAGCCTTAAGATTACTTACGAGAAGTAAGCAAGAAAGAATgggatctcctttttttttttttttttttttttttttttaattttttgaggtggagtcttgctctgttgctcaggctgttgctctgttgcagcagtgcgatcttggctcactgcaacctccatctcccaggttcaagcgattctcctgcctcagtctcccaagtaacatgttggctaggctggtctcaaactcctgacctcaagtgatctgcctgcctgcctcagccacccaaagtgctgggattagagacctgagccacagcgcccggccagatcctcctcctcctctacttACTTACTTTGTTAAATATGCTAGCCTGGAAAAGTTTACTTCGAATTTAtgttctaaaaaattttttaacaaagtAATTTTAATTCTGATATTTAACTTGATAGGCACTCTGTGTAACCAAATGTAAAGACATCATACAGAATAATTCTATGCCATTATAAAGCTTAAACACAACTGGCGAAAAAAtgcttttccccattttatatcAAAAAGAGATACTTTGGTTTGGACTCCTAAAGAATGAAAGTACTCAGAAAAGTGTAAGGACtttgtttttctagaaatattAAGCAACATAAACACTGGGGACAGAACTTTATGCGTCAAAAGTTTTGTTCTAGAATTAAGGAGTGAAGTCAATATGTCATTTTGTGGTATAGCCTATTTAAGACTATACACACTGAAACCTGTAATTAATAACATTACCATTGAATCAATAAAAATGTCAGTACCTGAGCTATTTGAATGAATGTTTCCTGAGAATACTGAGGTAGAAGAACTTTAGGAGCATCTTTAAGAGCATCAACTTGGAGAAAGAGATTTAGCCAGGAGATGATTGTTACAGGACAAAGTTCCCATTTTAAAGCctgttaaacaaaatttaaaaatgcctgTTAATGAATGTAGACACATACACCACATTATATAGTAGAGGTTAGAGGTTAAGTAAATTCCCCATTCAACCATAACCATTGTCAATATTTTGATGCATTAACCTCTTAGAACTGGATCCTAATACCTCAGTTTTGACTTTTTACATTGTAGTATTTGAGATTCAATCATAACTACTTATGTTACTTAGTAACATGGTTTCTTTTTTGCAACTAGGAAAACATAATTATTATTACCTTTAATATAATGAGTTCCATCCTTAAGATATCCTCTTCACTGCAAGCACCATCAGTGACATAAGCAAACTCTTGGAGTTTAGGAGCGTAGATTTCCTTtaaattgtaatatttttattgagtACAATTGAGATTGAAATTAATTACAAATTACACATCCTCAGTCTACAATggggttacatcccaataaaccaAAATATCGTTTTAAGTAGAAagtgcattttcattttcttgaagaaataagcaaagacaaaaagtacattttcttttttttttttgaggtagtctcactctatcactcaggctggagtgcagtggtgcaatctcggttcactgcaacttccaccttccaggctcaagtgattcttgtgtctcagcctccccagtagctggggttacaggtgtgtgccactatgcctggctattttttgcattttcaggagagagaggatttcaccatgtaggccaggttgatctcaaactcctgactgcaaatgatttgcccgccttggcctcccaaagtgctgggattaaccaccgcacctggccagaaagtgCACTTTCAACTTAGAGTATTTTCAACCTAAGCAGACATAGCCCTGTTCTATGTCAAGGGGCATAATGAATGCAGGTTGTTTTcaaccatcataaagtcaaaacaTCGTAGGTCAAACCATGCTAAGTAGGGGACCATCTATATACAAATCACACACAGGCTTCAGATTTAAGGACAGCTTCACTAACTATAAATCTCAGTAAAATAATTCTATAGTCAAAACAAAGTAAGATATTTTCATATCTAGGTATCTAGTAACTATATTGATTACCAACACTTCTTTTCATAGAATTGACTTTGAATTTTCATTAATACAACTAGAATGTCTTATGTCATTTCAGTTAAAGAACAGCCAAACTTAGTTTTAAGATTGCCTGATATGTTGGTCAGATCAAAAGGAGACACCCTGCCGGGTGcagtgcagcagctcacacctataatcccagcactttgggaggtcgaggtaggagatcacctgagcccaggagtttaagaccagtgtgAGCAACAAagagaaacgctgtctctacaagaaaaaatagccaggcatggtggtggatccctgtagtctcagctattccggaggctgaggtgggaggatcgctgtagcctgggaggtcgaggctgtactGAGCTACAGtagtgccactgcatccagcctgtgtgacagtaagaccctgtctcaaaaaacaaaagcaaagcacCCAACAAATAAGGTCTAGAAACTAAAAACATTTCCTTTACCCTAGTACAAAAATATGGTTAATCAAAAAATACTTTGTGCAGTTTGGCTAACAGGTCTGTCTTAGCACTCCAGAGAAGAATTAGAATCATCAAAGGATTAGGTGTCTCCCACATAGGAGAACAGGCTAAAAGATCAGGATTTCAGTCTAGAAAGTTGTCTAAAACAGTATAATTTCAAGTAAGGATAGACTGAACACAAGTTTATGTGCCAAATTCAGCAGAATTTGGGGATGGCTCTTAAGGCTCAAAAGACATTTAAAGGAAAacagttaaaaaattaatatatgatcACAATCCCTCTTCTCTCAAAATGATACCAGCTATAAAAGTTTTAGATGAAAGTATTGATGATATCCATCATGTATTAAGAAAAGTAAATTGAGCTTATGTGAAGGAAAATCTTAAGAAAGGAGGTGCCTTCTATCAGGGCAGCACCATCAGATACAAAAATACTaggctggccaggtgcggtggctcatgcctgtagtcccagcacgttgggaggccgaggcgggtagatcgcctgagtcaggagttcaagaccagcctggccaacatggtgaaaccccatctccactaaaaatacaaaaatcagctgggcgtggtggcaagcgcctgtaatcccagctactcgggaggctgaggcaggagaatcacttgaacttgggaggcagaggttgcagagagccaagatggcgccattgcactccagcctgggcaaaagagtgagacttcgtctcaaaaaaagaaaaaaggctggatAAACCATCATTCTAACCCAACACAgtactcatttcatttcattttattagctGTTTAGTTTTCAAAGGTCATTCTGTTGAATACAAATGctataattatgtatataaatagaGCATCAATATGTTTCATTTGGCAGAATGAGCCATGGGACATTTCGCTTAGATACTAATCCCAGAATCTAAACTAGAGATTTACAATAAGGCTCAGACATTACAGAGGGAACTATGATAATTTATCATTCATCCCTGTGGTAATGTTCAGAAAATGTactgagaaacaaaaacattcatttttctaAGGAGTTAATATAAAACATAGTATTCTTTGGGATTAATATGTTGATTCAAAAAAAAGTTTGGGATAAATATATCTAAGGATAAACTTTGAGAACTTACCTCAAGTTTGGAAGCAATGAATAATGAGGTAATTCCAATGAGttgaagcatatttttatttatatcctttTGTGTCAACATAAATCTATCAAAAAAGTCTTGTGCAAGATAAAATGTTTCCCTATGGAGTGTGTATACTTCACATACCTAGAGAAGAatccaaacatttaaatattatccTCTGAAGTTCTCCAAATTTGAAAGTCATTTCTTAGcatatcagattttaaaatatgtttaagccAAACTGATAGCAAAGCTAagataggaaaggaaaaaaagaaactaagatgTACTATTAGGATAAACAAATCTATTATTATCCACATTtactagttttatagtttttcttacctcatttatttttcatattttactgcACTGTTAAAAATTATCAAAGGATACTGAATGGTTAACACTGGTGATAAACAAAATCTTATCTCTTGTTTCTGACTTTAATAGGAATTGCCCTGATGTTTCActattgttattaataataataaatagtatcTGTCATTTCTACACTTTGAGGGAAagcttttaattctcacagtaactCCATAAGTAGGtaccattatccccattttggagatgaggaaataaagatatataccagagttttttttgtttttttgtttttttttgacagggtctcactttgtcacccaggctggagtgcagtggctcactgcaacctctgcctcccaggttcaggcgattctcctacctcagcctctgagtagctgagattacaggtgtgtgccaccatgcccagctaattttttgtatttttagtagagatgggattttaccatgttggccaggctggtctcgaactcctggcttcaactgatctgcctgcctcagtcttccaaactgctggcattacaggtatgagccaccacacctggccacatggGTTTCTAATAATGAGTTAAGAAAATCTCTTTTGCTGgccgagtacagtggctcacacctgtaatcccagcactttgggaggccaaggcgggaggatcacttgaggtcaggagttcaagaccagcctggccaatagggtgaaaccccatctctattaaaaatacaaaatttagccagtatggtggcccgcgcctgtaatcccagctgtgtaAGTGGCTGAGACAGAAAGGTCGCTTGAACCCGAGATGcataggttgcaatgagctgagattgtgccattccattccagcctgggtgacaacagcgaggctccatctcaaaaaaaaaaaaaaaaaaaaaatgttgaatttcaaaaaatgtcttttgcatctattgagagcttagcatttttcttatttaccGTTAAGGTAATAAATTAatagattttcaaatgttgaatcaAGTTTGCATTCCTAGACTGAAGAATATACTAAGACAGAGTTTAACACTGCCGGATTTGATATACTGTGTATGCTCTTGCATACATAATCATATTTAGGTAAAAACAGGAATAAATTGAATAGGATAACCACTGGATGAGTATCAgtataacaaaaaggaaaaaaattaaaaattaacataattgtgcttaagttgattccatgatCTCTAGACACTCAGAAAAAGTCAAAACCCAATGCCTTCTTGTGCCCACAATTCAAATACAATCTCTCCTTCTAgtcaaaataaggaaaaagatgACCTGATGCAAAAGGACAACATTTTAGTCTTAAAAACTGTTCTGATAGCTTCTGAGATCTATTCTGCCATGTGTTCCTCCTCCAAAAAGTCTATGGTCTTTTTCCCTTAGAATGCTTCATCTCTGTCTTTAAAGagactaaaattagccgggcacggtggctggcgcctgtagtcccagctactcggagaggctgaggcaggagaatggcgtgaacccgggaggcagagcttgcagtgagccgagattgcgccactgcactccagcctgggtgacagagcgagactccgtctcaaaaaaaaaaaaaaaaaaaaaaaaaaaaaaaaagagactacaGAGCAAATATCCAAGAGTTGGAGGAAAAATCAGTTTGTCATCAACATAAGTAATCATTTTCTCAATAATAATTTCAGAAACTTTTTTAGAGCTATTATCCAGAGAAAGGGAATGGACCTAAACAAGAGAGAAAATTCTGGCACAAATCTATAGGGGCTTCAGGATCACTATTCCTTTAAATTAATGGTATACCttggaaaagaacagaagaatATAATAAAGAGAAGGTATCTGGACCATAGAGGGCTTAGAGCTTCCAGATACCCATAGTCTCATTATGGTTTAGGATATAGAAATCAGGATTCCTCATCATCATTTGATTTTGTTAATACAGAAAAAGACTTGAGGGCCCTGAAGCCTAGTTCTAGTTCTTCACTTTGTATAGCATAATTGAAAACCTAATCAACTATATGTTCCATTCACCTTGAGTATCTGTGGCACCCAGAAAGTGGCCGGTACACAGCAGTATCCACAGATAACAGGAATTCTGAATTCGGTTTAGTTACATGTAGTAGCTTTGTCTTGATTTTACTCTTATAGAGTCACTTTCCATTTTGGGTGCAATCAACTACAGTAAGTACCTCAAAAAAGACAGCTTCCTGGGGATGAACAATAAACTCTTGAGAGTACATGGAAAGCACATTTACAGCTAAATATTCTTCCATCATACAGAGACAAAGGAAATTTGTATTGCTGTAACATACCTCTAAAAGCCAGTCTAGAAGTATGGACCTCATCTGTGGTTCCAAGTCAGAATGCAGAACTTCAAAATGTTTGTCATGAACATATCTGCTCTCCTTTTTTAACATGTTTAGCCAGACTTCTTTTGAACATCCCCAGCTatggaaagagaggaaaaaaaccgtaatttttttttttttttttttttttgagacagagtctcgctctgtggctcaggctagagtgcagcggcacagtcctggctcactgtaatctccatctcccaggttcaagcaatccttgtgcctcagcctcccaagtagctgggagttacaggtgcctgccaccaagcctggctagtttttgtatttttagtagagatggggtttcaccatgttggctgggctggtctcgaacttctaacctcaagtgatccatctgcctcagcctctcaaagtgctgggattacaggcgtgacccaccatgcccggctaaaaaCCATAATTTAAACTGTGCAATCCATGTAATATACAAACTCTTGTTTACACATAGATAAAATTCAACTTTCAGACACTGAAATGCAACTTTTAATTAGAACTTGGAAGAAGCTCTTaaagtaaattagaaaaaaaacttctACCTTAATTTTTGGAAACCATTTCCTTTGCATGAATAAATAGAAGCCTGAAGTAACACAGTGGGAACCTGGACTATGATCATCCAAACCTGCAGATTTCAAGGGAGTGCCTTCTAGTCCCACTTATTTATGCTTTACAAAGGTTGCTGTTAAAAGATAACCATGTTGCTTTTCCCCTAAGTGGTCTGAGGTAATCTGTGAAAATGGTTGGCTATTCACTTGACCTGGAAAACCCCACAAAATCATGCAAATCAAGAGGTTCAAATCTTTGTGTTCACTGTAAGAACACTCGTGAAACTGCCCTATCAAGGGTATGCATATATGAAAAACCACAAAgtggccggcacggtggctcacacctgtagtccctgcactttggaaggccgaggcgggtggatcacctaaggtcagaagttcgagaccagcctggccaacatggtgaaaccctgtctcttggccgggtgcggtggctcacgcttgtaatcccagcactttgggaggccaaggcgggcggatcacgaggtcaggagatcgagaccacagtgaaaccccatctctactaaaaatacaaaaagttagccaggcgtggtggcgggcgcccgtagtcccagctactcggagaggctgaggcaggagaatggcgtgaacctgggaggcggagcttgcagtgagccgagactgcaccactgcactccagcctgggcgacacagcgagactccgtctcaaaaaaaaaaaaaaaattagccgggcgtggtggcgggcgcctgtagttcctgCCACTCagaggggctgagacaggagaatggcccgggaggcggagcttgcagtgagctgagattgtgccactgcactccagcctgggcgacagagcgagactcgtctcaaaaaaaaaaaaaaaaaaaagaaaccctgtctctactaaaaatacaaaaaattagctgggcgtggtggcacgcccgtaatcccagctattcaggaggctgaggcaggagaatcacttgcacccaggaggtggaggttgcagtgaggcgagatcacgccgccactgcactccagcctgggcgacaacagcaaagctccgtctccagaaaaaaaaaaacaccatgaagtatttttaaaatgtcactttaCAGAAACAGCGTGTACCATTCTGACATTACAATGGTGGAATTGGTAGGTGTACCCCAGGCCAAGCAGTGGGACTGGACACAAGGTTGGTGGCCCAAAAAGAGTGCTGAATTTTTGCCGCACATGCTTAAAAATGCAGAGAGTAATGCTGAACTTAAGAGTTTAGGTGTAGATTCTCCGGTCATTGAGCATCTCCAAGTGAACAAAGCACCTATGATGTGCCAACGGACCTACAGAGCTCATAGTCGGATTAACTCATACATGATCTCTCCCTGCCGCATCGAAATGATCTTTAGTGAAAAGGAACAAATTGTTCCTAAACCAGAAGAGGCGGTTGCCCAGAAGAAAAAGATATcccagaagaaactgaagaaacaaaaacttatggCACAGGAGTAAATTCAGCactaaaataaatgcaattaaaagtgaaaaaaaaaaatgttttctcaagagcaatacaaaaaagttaaacatgtaaGGCATGTGATCACAGTCAAGAGAAATCTCAATCACCTCTAAATAGATCATCTATAGCAGGATCACCTATGGGGTAGGTAAGGTGGGACAGAGTGCAGGGAAAGGGGGATTGGTGAGTTTAAGTGTCTGATTCCATTAAATTGCTTATTAAGGCCAATCATAAATTAATACAGTACATGTTTTGTATAAGCTGTACCTCTTAGTTATACTCATGGActagaaaaaagaattaagtatAGACCTTACTAAGTTTGGTAAGAAATAAATAGGGTTGATACATCAATTGAAAAAGCTTCCTTTGAGTTGAAGCTGCAAGAAACacgaataaaaattttaaaggaaaaagctgtacatgtaaaaatgtttctatCTTAACAAAAAACTAATTCCGTCCTGTTAAGTC
The Symphalangus syndactylus isolate Jambi chromosome 7, NHGRI_mSymSyn1-v2.1_pri, whole genome shotgun sequence genome window above contains:
- the CCNE2 gene encoding G1/S-specific cyclin-E2 isoform X1, yielding MSRRSSRLQAKQQPQPSQTESPQEAQIIQAKKRKTTQDVKKRREEVTKKHQYEIRRSAGRRLSLGGFYVPESYYSCRNCWPPVLSGGISPCIIIETPHKEIGTSDFSRFTNYRFKNLFINPSPLPDLSWGCSKEVWLNMLKKESRYVHDKHFEVLHSDLEPQMRSILLDWLLEVCEVYTLHRETFYLAQDFFDRFMLTQKDINKNMLQLIGITSLFIASKLEEIYAPKLQEFAYVTDGACSEEDILRMELIILKALKWELCPVTIISWLNLFLQVDALKDAPKVLLPQYSQETFIQIAQLLDLCILAIDSLEFQYRILTAAALCHFTSIEVVKKASGLEWDSISECVDWMVPFVNVVKSTSPVKLKTSKKIPMEDRHNIQTHTNYLAMLEEVNYINTFRKGGQLSPVCNGGIMTPPKSTEKPPGKH
- the CCNE2 gene encoding G1/S-specific cyclin-E2 isoform X5, whose product is MSRRSRLQAKQQPQPSQTESPQEAQIIQAKKRKTTQDVKKRREEVTKKHQYEIRNCWPPVLSGGISPCIIIETPHKEIGTSDFSRFTNYRFKNLFINPSPLPDLSWGCSKEVWLNMLKKESRYVHDKHFEVLHSDLEPQMRSILLDWLLEVCEVYTLHRETFYLAQDFFDRFMLTQKDINKNMLQLIGITSLFIASKLEEIYAPKLQEFAYVTDGACSEEDILRMELIILKALKWELCPVTIISWLNLFLQVDALKDAPKVLLPQYSQETFIQIAQLLDLCILAIDSLEFQYRILTAAALCHFTSIEVVKKASGLEWDSISECVDWMVPFVNVVKSTSPVKLKTSKKIPMEDRHNIQTHTNYLAMLEEVNYINTFRKGGQLSPVCNGGIMTPPKSTEKPPGKH
- the CCNE2 gene encoding G1/S-specific cyclin-E2 isoform X2, with the protein product MSRRSRLQAKQQPQPSQTESPQEAQIIQAKKRKTTQDVKKRREEVTKKHQYEIRRSAGRRLSLGGFYVPESYYSCRNCWPPVLSGGISPCIIIETPHKEIGTSDFSRFTNYRFKNLFINPSPLPDLSWGCSKEVWLNMLKKESRYVHDKHFEVLHSDLEPQMRSILLDWLLEVCEVYTLHRETFYLAQDFFDRFMLTQKDINKNMLQLIGITSLFIASKLEEIYAPKLQEFAYVTDGACSEEDILRMELIILKALKWELCPVTIISWLNLFLQVDALKDAPKVLLPQYSQETFIQIAQLLDLCILAIDSLEFQYRILTAAALCHFTSIEVVKKASGLEWDSISECVDWMVPFVNVVKSTSPVKLKTSKKIPMEDRHNIQTHTNYLAMLEEVNYINTFRKGGQLSPVCNGGIMTPPKSTEKPPGKH
- the CCNE2 gene encoding G1/S-specific cyclin-E2 isoform X4, which translates into the protein MSRRSSRLQAKQQPQPSQTESPQEAQIIQAKKRKTTQDVKKRREEVTKKHQYEIRNCWPPVLSGGISPCIIIETPHKEIGTSDFSRFTNYRFKNLFINPSPLPDLSWGCSKEVWLNMLKKESRYVHDKHFEVLHSDLEPQMRSILLDWLLEVCEVYTLHRETFYLAQDFFDRFMLTQKDINKNMLQLIGITSLFIASKLEEIYAPKLQEFAYVTDGACSEEDILRMELIILKALKWELCPVTIISWLNLFLQVDALKDAPKVLLPQYSQETFIQIAQLLDLCILAIDSLEFQYRILTAAALCHFTSIEVVKKASGLEWDSISECVDWMVPFVNVVKSTSPVKLKTSKKIPMEDRHNIQTHTNYLAMLEEVNYINTFRKGGQLSPVCNGGIMTPPKSTEKPPGKH
- the CCNE2 gene encoding G1/S-specific cyclin-E2 isoform X6 is translated as MSRRSSRLQAKQQPQPSQTESPQEAQIIQAKKRKTTQDVKKRREEVTKKHQYEIRRSAGRRLSLGGFYVPESYYSCRNCWPPVLSGGISPCIIIETPHKEIGTSDFSRFTNYRFKNLFINPSPLPDLSWGCSKEVWLNMLKKESRYVHDKHFEVLHSDLEPQMRSILLDWLLEVCEVYTLHRETFYLAQDFFDRFMLTQKDINKNMLQLIGITSLFIASKLEEIYAPKLQEFAYVTDGACSEEDILRMELIILKALKWELCPVTIISWLNLFLQVDALKDAPKVLLPQYSQETFIQIAQLLDLCILAIDSLEFQYRILTAAALCHFTSIEVVKKASGLEWDSISECVDWMVPFVNVVKSTSPVKLKTSKKIPMEDRHNIQTHTNYLAMLCMISSHV
- the CCNE2 gene encoding G1/S-specific cyclin-E2 isoform X7, whose translation is MSRRSSRLQAKQQPQPSQTESPQEAQIIQAKKRKTTQDVKKRREEVTKKHQYEIRNCWPPVLSGGISPCIIIETPHKEIGTSDFSRFTNYRFKNLFINPSPLPDLSWGCSKEVWLNMLKKESRYVHDKHFEVLHSDLEPQMRSILLDWLLEVCEVYTLHRETFYLAQDFFDRFMLTQKDINKNMLQLIGITSLFIASKLEEIYAPKLQEFAYVTDGACSEEDILRMELIILKALKWELCPVTIISWLNLFLQVDALKDAPKVLLPQYSQETFIQIAQLLDLCILAIDSLEFQYRILTAAALCHFTSIEVVKKASGLEWDSISECVDWMVPFVNVVKSTSPVKLKTSKKIPMEDRHNIQTHTNYLAMLCMISSHV